One stretch of Miscanthus floridulus cultivar M001 chromosome 18, ASM1932011v1, whole genome shotgun sequence DNA includes these proteins:
- the LOC136524844 gene encoding shaggy-related protein kinase GSK4-like isoform X2 — translation MATALGGGAHPTADAMEVDPPRASADEKHVATVMGGSDAVTGHIISTTIGGKNGEPKRTISYMAERVVGTGSFGVVFQILRGLAYIHTVPGVCHRDIKPQNILVDPLSHQVKVCDFGSAKILIKGEANISYICSRYYRAPELIFGATEYTTSIDIWSAGCVLAELLLGQPLFPGENAVDQLVEIIKVLGTPTREEIRCMNPNYTEFKFPQIKACPWHKIFHKRMPPEAIDLVSRLLQYSPNLRCSALEACVHSFFDELREPHARLPNGRPFPSLFNFKQELANAPPELISRLLPEHTRRHSGFGSLFGSGP, via the exons ATGGCCACCGCGCTCGGTGGAGGGGCCCACCCCACCGCCGACGCCATGGAGGTCGACCCGCCGCGCGCCTCCGCCGACGAGAAG CATGTTGCCACTGTTATGGGGGGAAGTGATGCAGTGACAGGCCATATAATATCGACCACGATTGGGGGAAAGAATGGTGAACCAAAAAGG ACCATTAGCTATATGGCCGAGCGAGTTGTTGGAACTGGATCATTTGGGGTTGTCTTCCAG ATACTTCGGGGATTAGCTTATATTCATACTGTACCAGGAGTTTGTCACCGAGATATTAAGCCTCAGAATATTTTG GTGGATCCTCTTTCCCACCAAGTCAAGGTTTGCGATTTCGGGAGTGCTAAAATCTTG ATTAAAGGTGAAGCTAATATATCATATATATGCTCACGTTATTATCGTGCTCCTGAGCTCATATTTGGTGCAACTGAATACACAACATCTATTGATATATGGTCAGCTGGATGTGTTCTTGCTGAGCTTCTTCTTGGTCAA CCTTTATTTCCTGGTGAAAATGCTGTGGACCAGCTTGTTGAGATTATCAAG GTTTTGGGCACCCCAACTCGAGAGGAAATTCGTTGTATGAATCCCAATTATACAGAATTCAAGtttcctcagataaaagcatgtCCATGGCACAAG ATCTTCCACAAGAGAATGCCTCCAGAAGCAATAGATCTTGTTTCCCGTCTTCTTCAGTATTCGCCGAATCTGCGATGTAGTGCA CTTGAGGCGTGTGTTCATTCATTCTTTGACGAGTTACGAGAACCACATGCAAGACTCCCAAACGGCCGCCCATTTCCTTCACTATTCAACTTTAAGCAGGAA CTAGCAAACGCACCACCGGAGCTTATCAGCAGGCTGTTACCAGAGCATACTCGACGACATTCAGGATTTGGTTCCTTATTTGGGAGTGGGCCGTAG
- the LOC136524844 gene encoding shaggy-related protein kinase GSK4-like isoform X1: MATALGGGAHPTADAMEVDPPRASADEKHVATVMGGSDAVTGHIISTTIGGKNGEPKRTISYMAERVVGTGSFGVVFQAKCIETGETVAIKKVLQDKRYKNRELQIMRSIDHCNAISLKHCFFSTTSRDELFLNLVMEFVPESLYRVLKHYKDMKQRMPLIYVKLYMYQILRGLAYIHTVPGVCHRDIKPQNILVDPLSHQVKVCDFGSAKILIKGEANISYICSRYYRAPELIFGATEYTTSIDIWSAGCVLAELLLGQPLFPGENAVDQLVEIIKVLGTPTREEIRCMNPNYTEFKFPQIKACPWHKIFHKRMPPEAIDLVSRLLQYSPNLRCSALEACVHSFFDELREPHARLPNGRPFPSLFNFKQELANAPPELISRLLPEHTRRHSGFGSLFGSGP; encoded by the exons ATGGCCACCGCGCTCGGTGGAGGGGCCCACCCCACCGCCGACGCCATGGAGGTCGACCCGCCGCGCGCCTCCGCCGACGAGAAG CATGTTGCCACTGTTATGGGGGGAAGTGATGCAGTGACAGGCCATATAATATCGACCACGATTGGGGGAAAGAATGGTGAACCAAAAAGG ACCATTAGCTATATGGCCGAGCGAGTTGTTGGAACTGGATCATTTGGGGTTGTCTTCCAG GCAAAATGCATTGAGACTGGTGAAACTGTTGCAATTAAGAAGGTTCTACAGGATAAAAGATACAAGAATAGGGAGTTACAAATAATGCGGTCGATTGACCATTGCAATGCCATTTCCCTGAAGCATTGTTTCTTCTCTACCACAAGTAGGGATGAACTTTTCCTTAACTTAGTCATGGAGTTTGTTCCAGAGTCACTTTATCGTGTTCTAAAACACTACAAAGACATGAAGCAGAGGATGCCCCTTATATATGTTAAATTGTACATGTACCAG ATACTTCGGGGATTAGCTTATATTCATACTGTACCAGGAGTTTGTCACCGAGATATTAAGCCTCAGAATATTTTG GTGGATCCTCTTTCCCACCAAGTCAAGGTTTGCGATTTCGGGAGTGCTAAAATCTTG ATTAAAGGTGAAGCTAATATATCATATATATGCTCACGTTATTATCGTGCTCCTGAGCTCATATTTGGTGCAACTGAATACACAACATCTATTGATATATGGTCAGCTGGATGTGTTCTTGCTGAGCTTCTTCTTGGTCAA CCTTTATTTCCTGGTGAAAATGCTGTGGACCAGCTTGTTGAGATTATCAAG GTTTTGGGCACCCCAACTCGAGAGGAAATTCGTTGTATGAATCCCAATTATACAGAATTCAAGtttcctcagataaaagcatgtCCATGGCACAAG ATCTTCCACAAGAGAATGCCTCCAGAAGCAATAGATCTTGTTTCCCGTCTTCTTCAGTATTCGCCGAATCTGCGATGTAGTGCA CTTGAGGCGTGTGTTCATTCATTCTTTGACGAGTTACGAGAACCACATGCAAGACTCCCAAACGGCCGCCCATTTCCTTCACTATTCAACTTTAAGCAGGAA CTAGCAAACGCACCACCGGAGCTTATCAGCAGGCTGTTACCAGAGCATACTCGACGACATTCAGGATTTGGTTCCTTATTTGGGAGTGGGCCGTAG
- the LOC136522277 gene encoding peroxidase P7-like: MATFTCRSMTFLALAVVLVALLTGAADAQQLSPNFYSKTCPNLATIVRQQMASAVAAEKRMGASILRMFFHDCFVNGCDGSILLDDTSSFTGEKGAGPNANSVRGFEVIDAIKTQVEASCKATVSCADILALAARDGVNQLGGPTWSVPLGRKDSRTASQSLANSNLPGPGSSLATLIRMFGNQGLSARDMTALSGAHTIGRSQCQFFRTRIYTESNINASFAALRQQTCPRSGGDATLAPFDVQTPDGFDNAYYHNLVAQKGLLHSDQELFNGGSQDALVRQYSTNAAQFNADFVSAMIKMGNLMPSSGTPTEVRLNCRKMN; the protein is encoded by the exons ATGGCCACATTCACCTGCAGGTCCATGACCTTCCTCGCCCTCGCCGTCGTCCTCGTTGCCCTGCTCACCGGCGCCGCGGACGCGCAGCAGCTCTCGCCCAACTTCTACTCCAAGACGTGCCCGAACCTGGCCACCATCGTGCGGCAGCAGATGGCGTCCGCCGTGGCGGCGGAGAAGCGCATGGGCGCCTCCATCCTCCGAATGttcttccacgactgcttcgtcaAT GGCTGCGACGGCTCCATCCTCCTGGACGACACGTCCAGCTTCACCGGGGAGAAGGGCGCCGGCCCCAACGCCAACTCGGTGCGCGGCTTCGAGGTCATCGACGCCATCAAGACGCAGGTGGAGGCCTCCTGCAAGGCCACCGTCTCCTGCGCCGACATCCTCGCGCTCGCCGCCCGTGACGGGGTCAACCAG CTGGGAGGGCCTACTTGGAGCGTGCCGCTAGGCCGGAAGGACTCGAGGACAGCGAGCCAGAGCCTGGCCAACTCGAACCTGCCAGGCCCGGGGTCCAGCCTCGCCACCCTCATCAGGATGTTCGGCAACCAGGGCCTGTCGGCGCGCGACATGACGGCGCTGTCGGGCGCGCACACCATCGGCAGGTCGCAGTGCCAGTTCTTCCGCACCCGGATCTACACCGAGAGCAACATCAACGCCAGCTTCGCGGCGCTTCGGCAGCAGACGTGCCCGCGCTCCGGCGGCGACGCCACGCTGGCGCCGTTCGACGTGCAGACCCCCGACGGGTTCGACAACGCCTACTACCACAACCTGGTGGCGCAGAAGGGCCTGCTGCACTCGGACCAGGAGCTCTTCAACGGCGGGTCGCAGGACGCGCTGGTCCGGCAGTACAGCACCAACGCCGCGCAGTTCAACGCGGACTTCGTCTCCGCCATGATCAAGATGGGCAACCTCATGCCGTCGTCAGGGACGCCTACGGAGGTCAGGCTCAACTGCAGGAAGATGAACTAA
- the LOC136520535 gene encoding transcriptional corepressor LEUNIG-like — protein MWRQTCVRRFESHTKGVDSVCWDPTGEYVVSVSEDSVKVWSLNDESFVNELNCSGRKFTSCTFHPTYPSLLIIGCYQSLELWDMSFVPYDPY, from the exons ATGTGGAGACAAACTTGCGTGAGGAGATTTGAG AGCCACACTAAGGGTGTTGATTCCGTGTGCTGGGATCCCACTGGCGAATATGTGGTGTCTGTCAGTGAAGACAGTGTGAAGGTGTGGTCTTTGAACGATGAGAGCTTTGTGAATGAGCTTAACTGCAGTGGGAGAAAGTTCACTTCATGTACTTTCCATCCTACTTATCCATCCTTGCTTATCATTGGCTGTTACCAG TCTCTGGAGCTGTGGGACATGTCTTTCGTACCTTATGATCCTTACTAA